The following DNA comes from Acidobacteriota bacterium.
ACGACGCAACGACATGAAGAGCAAAGGCACCATTCTGGTTGTAGACGACGAAGAGTACGTACGAGACTCGCTGGCCCGCATCCTGGAACGCAACGGGTACCAGGTGCGCACCGCCGCCGACCCCGGGGAACTGGAGGAAGACGATTCCTTGCAGGGCCTGGACGGGGTGATCACCGACCTGCGGATGCCGGGAATGAACGGGATCGAATTGACCCGCTCGCTGTGCAAGCGCGCGCCGGCTCTCCCGGTGGTGGTGCTGACGGCCTACGCCGACGTGCCCTCGGCGGTGGAGTGCATGAAGTCGGGCGCCTGCGACTTTCTGCAAAAGCCGGCCGATCCTGAGAAGGTGCTGCTGGTGGTGGAACGAGCCCTGCAGGAGAGCGGCATGAGGCGGGAACTGGCTTACCTGCGTTCGGGAGCGGGAGCCGCCGACCGCCGACGTGAACCCCTGGGCGTCAGCCAGGGCTGGAAGCAGGTGCTGGAGGTAGTGCGGGCGGCGGCTCCCAGCGATTCCAGCGTCCTTCTGCTGGGAGAATCGGGGGTGGGCAAGGACGAAGTGTCGCGCCTGATTCACCGCCTCAGCCATCGCGCCCAGCGGCCCTTCGTGCGCGTCAATTGCGGCGCCGTGCCGCTCGACCTCTTCGAAAGCGAATTCTTCGGACACCGCAAGGGGTCCTTCACCGGCGCCCTCAACGACCGCCAAGGACGCTTCAAGGTGGCTCACCAGGGCACGCTCTTCATGGACGAAATCGCCTGCATGCCCGCCGCCGCCCAGTCCAAGGTGCTGCGGGTGCTGCAGGAGGGCACCTTCGAGAGGGTGGGCGAGACCCGCTCCACCACGGTGGACGTGCGCATCGTCGCCGCCACCAACGCCGACCTGGAAGAAGAGATACGGCTGGGCAACTTCCGCAAGGACCTCTACTACCGCATCAACGTCATCACCATCCCCATCCCTCCCCTGCGCCAGCGCCGCGACGATATCGAGGTGCTGGCCAAGGCCTTCCTGGAGGAATTCAGCCTGCGCTTCGCCAAGCCCATCCGCTCCATCCAACCTCAGGCCATGCGCACCTTGCAGGACTACGACTGGCCCGGCAACATCCGGGAACTGCGCAACGTGCTGGAAAGAGCCGTATTGCTGGAGCAGGAAAAGGTCTTGACCATGCGCCACATCCCTGCCAACGTGCAGCAGCAGGCCCAGCCTCAGTCCAGCGGATTCAATCTGCGCGAATCGCTGGCCTGCGAGGAGCGCCGCATCCTCAAGCAGGCCCTGAGAGAAGCCGGAGGCGTGCGGCGGAAGGCCGCCGAACTCCTGGGGATCGACGAGCGCAACCTGCCCTACTACTTGAACAAACACGATCTCAAGAACTGGGGGCAACAGCGATGAAGTCCCTGCTCCCCGCGCTGATGCTTGCGGCGGCGCTGGCCGCCGCCTGCCAACCGTCCGCACAGGACGCCGCCTCGGCCTCGGATGAAGAGGCACCCGAGGAGCAGATTCCCAGCCCCACCTTCACTGACATCACCGCCCAAGCCGGCATCGACTTCAGACATTTCAACGCGGCCTCCGACGACCGCCTGCTGCCGGAAACGATGGGTTCGGGAGCGGCCTTTTTCGACTTCGACGGGGACGGTCTGGCCGACCTCTACCTGCTCAACGGGGCCCCTCTCAGGGGCGACAGCGCCCAAGGGCCCCAGGGAGCCCTCTACCGCAACCTGGGAGAGGGACGCTTTCAAGACGTCACCAGACAGTCGGGACTGGAGGCCTCCTTCTACGCCATGGGCGCCGCGGCGGGAGACTTCGACAACGACGGACTCACCGACCTTTTCTTGAGCGGAGTGGGCCAGCAGCGTCTCTTCCGCAATCTGGGCCGGGGGCGCTTTCAGGACGTGACCCAGCGCGCCGGATTGAGCGAGGGCGGATTCGGCTCGGGCGCGGCCTGGCTCGACTACGACCGCGACGGCTACCTCGACCTCTTCGTGGGACGCTACGTGGAGTGGTCCGCCGACGGCGACATCCCTTGCAGTCCTGACGGCGTTCATCGCACCTACTGCACCCCCGAGGTCTATCCCAGCGTGGCCAACAAGCTCTACCGCAACCTGGGAGGCGGCTCCTTCAAAGACGTGAGCGCCGCCGCGGGCCTGGCCGAGCACAAGGGGAAGGCGCTGGGGGTGGTGGTGCTCGATCACAATCAGGACGGATGGCCCGACATCGCGGTGGCCAACGACACGGTCCGAAACTTCCTCTTCATCAACGCCGGCAACGCGTTCTTCAGGGAGGAAGGCATCGACAGCGGCATGGCCTACAGCGAATCGGGAGCCGCCCGGGGAGGCATGGGAATCGACTCGGGCGACCTGGACGGAAACGGCCTCAGCGACGTGGTGATCGGCAACTTCTCACACGAGATGTCAGCTTATTTCCGCGCCATCGGGAATGGCTTCTTCGTAGACGACGCGGCCCCTTCGGGCATCGGACTCCCCACCTTGATGACGCTGGCCTTCGGACTCCTCTGCGAAGACTTCAACAGCGACGGACGCCTCGACGTCCTCATCGTCAACGGACACATCGAGCCCGACATCGCCCGCACCCAGGCCAGCCAATCCTACCGTCAGCCGGCCCAGCTCTTCTGGAACAAGGGGGAAGGCAGCTTCGAGCCTTCCCAGGAACCGCCGCAGAGTCCCCTGCTGGTGCCCATCGTGGGACGCGGACTGGCCGGGGCCGACATCGATGCCGACGGAGACCTCGACCTCGTCATCACCGAAAACGGCGGACCCGCCCGCCTGCTGCGCAACGATCACCCCCAGGGCAACTGGATCCGTCTGCGCCTTCAGGGAAACAAGAGCAACCGCAGCGGCTACGGAGCCCGTTTGCGGCTGACCGCCGGGTCATCGACCTGGGTCCGCGAGCTGACCTCGGGGCGTTCCTATCTTTCCGCCAGCGAAGCGGTCATTGCTTTCGGGCTGGGTGAGATTGAAAAGGTCGACCGCGTCGAGATCGTGTGGCCATCGGGAGTGCGCCAGGTCTTGGAAGACCCTGCTGTTAATCGTCTGCATACGGTGCAGGAGCCCTAACCGCGAAGCCCTCGGCAGCCAGGCGAAGGAGGGCCGGTCCTTAAGCGTCTTTCCAGGGCTCCTCGAACTCGCGGACCAGGCGGCGGGCCAGGCGCTTGTTGTCGAGTTGGGAGGCCAGGGTGTGCTTTTTTCCGTCGCAGGTGACGAGTTGAATTCGATAGTAGACCCGGTCGTTGACGGTCAGGCCCGGGGAGATGTCGAGCTTTTCGATGTCGACGGGGAAGACATCGGTCAGCGAGCGGGAGAGGCCCAGCATTCCGCCTGAGAACGACAGCCCGCCCGGACTGGTGATGACCACGTTCTCCCCCAGCCAGAGGCTGAAGAAGCCGACTACCAGGAGGACGTCGAAGAGGGCGAAGACGGCCACAAAGAAGAGAGGCGCGCCTGCCCAGGCTATGGCCGCCACGATCCCGGTCCAGACGAGAAAAACCAGGGCCATGCCGAGGAAGAGGCCCTTCACCCGTTTGGGCTTGAAGCGGTAGCGGCGTCCCCGAGGCGTTTCTTCCACCTCGATTCCGTAGTCGGACAGGCTCTTGACGACCTCGTCAACGCTCTCCGGCTCCATCTCGAAGCTCTCTTCGAACTTGAAGTCGGGATTGCTGTCGGAGGTCTTGAAGACCGGCACTTCGACATCGCTGGAGTAGTCGATCCCCGGCATTTCGGCCGAGGCCTTCAACTTCCAGATCACCTTGTCGTTGCGGTTGGACTCGTCGGTGCCTTGGGCGTCGTAGGGTATGGCGAAACGAACCGGGATCATGCACCCCTTCATTCCCGGCTCGACCCGCTCGGGGGGAACATGGGCGGTTTCTTGCCAGAGAACGGTCTCCCGGGTCTTGCGGTTGTCCCCAGACCCGGTGACCCGCTGGTGGACGCAGTTGAGGCTGAGCCGGAAGCCGTCCGGGGGCACCGACTTGACGCCGGTGAGCAGGCGTCCTGAAAGATAGCCTCCGATCACGCCCGGCATGCTCGACATTTCCAGCACGGTGTCCCCGAACTTGCGCCACTTCAAGTACATGTGAACGGCCGCGTAGGCCAACAGCAGGCCCACCAGGGGAAAGAGCAGCGCGATGAGGACCGCCAGGTTTTCCTGTTCCAACTCCGAGGGAATGATGAGCAGCGCTATCGGCCAGGAGATCAAGTTCCAGACGCCGGCGAAAAAGGCCATGAACCAGAATTGGCGCCGGGAGGAGCCCTTGATGCGGCTATCCTTCCATTCCTCTTTCCACAGCCAGGGCTGGGAAGGATGGCGCTTTTCCTGCTTCTCCTGGACGGCTCCTTTTCTCCAGCCGAAAAGGCCCGCGATCATGACGCCCAATCCCGCGCCCGAAAAGACCAGCGAGAAACCGCCCATAAAGAGCAACAATCCCCAGCGGGGGTCGGGATAGAGGATGGAGCGGCCGGGATCATCGGGATCGACCCAGCACATGAAAGGCTCTCCCGAGCGTCTGTGCTCGTCCAGCTCGCGGTAGGCGTCGTGGTGGAAGCTGCCGATGTTGTCGGCTCCGCCGGTCAGGGCGACTCGATCATTCTCGTAAAACTTGCCTTGAAATTCGTACTCGTAGAGCGCCTTGACCGAGTAAGTGGTGCTGTCATCGCCGGTATGGGTCTCCAGGTCGGCTTGCAGAATGGTGGCCGGCACCTCGACCCAACCGCTGCTGATCTCCCACCAGTCGGCCATGGACCCGAAGGCGATGGATCCGACCAGCACCCCTGCGCCCAGGAAGGGCAACCCGAAGAGAATCAGGCAGCCTCCGCCCCAGGCGGAGTCTTTCTTGATCGACTTTTTGAGCGGTTTCACGGGCCGCCATTTTCGCCCAATCCCGTCCCGGCGGCAAGAATGCTATCGTGATCGTCATGAACGCCGAGGCCCCCCAGGAAAGCGACCGAGTGAGGATGCGGGAGACTGACGGCGCTGGGCCGATCATGCGGCAGAATTGGCGCAACCTGCTCTTCCTTCATTGGCCGTTGCCGCCGCAGGCGATTCAGTCGCGCCTGCCCTCGGGACTCACGGTCGACACCTTCGACGGGCAGGCTTGGATCGGCGCCGTTCCCTTTACCATGGACGGCATCCGCCGCCCCGGCCTGCCGGCTATCCCCGGATTGCGGGCCATGGTGGAGTTGAACGTGCGTACTTACGTTCACCGGCACCGCCAGCCCGGTGTCTGGTTCTTCTCCCTGGACGCATCCCACCGCCTCATGGTGGAAGT
Coding sequences within:
- a CDS encoding sigma-54 dependent transcriptional regulator, with protein sequence RRNDMKSKGTILVVDDEEYVRDSLARILERNGYQVRTAADPGELEEDDSLQGLDGVITDLRMPGMNGIELTRSLCKRAPALPVVVLTAYADVPSAVECMKSGACDFLQKPADPEKVLLVVERALQESGMRRELAYLRSGAGAADRRREPLGVSQGWKQVLEVVRAAAPSDSSVLLLGESGVGKDEVSRLIHRLSHRAQRPFVRVNCGAVPLDLFESEFFGHRKGSFTGALNDRQGRFKVAHQGTLFMDEIACMPAAAQSKVLRVLQEGTFERVGETRSTTVDVRIVAATNADLEEEIRLGNFRKDLYYRINVITIPIPPLRQRRDDIEVLAKAFLEEFSLRFAKPIRSIQPQAMRTLQDYDWPGNIRELRNVLERAVLLEQEKVLTMRHIPANVQQQAQPQSSGFNLRESLACEERRILKQALREAGGVRRKAAELLGIDERNLPYYLNKHDLKNWGQQR
- a CDS encoding CRTAC1 family protein, producing MKSLLPALMLAAALAAACQPSAQDAASASDEEAPEEQIPSPTFTDITAQAGIDFRHFNAASDDRLLPETMGSGAAFFDFDGDGLADLYLLNGAPLRGDSAQGPQGALYRNLGEGRFQDVTRQSGLEASFYAMGAAAGDFDNDGLTDLFLSGVGQQRLFRNLGRGRFQDVTQRAGLSEGGFGSGAAWLDYDRDGYLDLFVGRYVEWSADGDIPCSPDGVHRTYCTPEVYPSVANKLYRNLGGGSFKDVSAAAGLAEHKGKALGVVVLDHNQDGWPDIAVANDTVRNFLFINAGNAFFREEGIDSGMAYSESGAARGGMGIDSGDLDGNGLSDVVIGNFSHEMSAYFRAIGNGFFVDDAAPSGIGLPTLMTLAFGLLCEDFNSDGRLDVLIVNGHIEPDIARTQASQSYRQPAQLFWNKGEGSFEPSQEPPQSPLLVPIVGRGLAGADIDADGDLDLVITENGGPARLLRNDHPQGNWIRLRLQGNKSNRSGYGARLRLTAGSSTWVRELTSGRSYLSASEAVIAFGLGEIEKVDRVEIVWPSGVRQVLEDPAVNRLHTVQEP
- a CDS encoding DUF3592 domain-containing protein — encoded protein: MKPLKKSIKKDSAWGGGCLILFGLPFLGAGVLVGSIAFGSMADWWEISSGWVEVPATILQADLETHTGDDSTTYSVKALYEYEFQGKFYENDRVALTGGADNIGSFHHDAYRELDEHRRSGEPFMCWVDPDDPGRSILYPDPRWGLLLFMGGFSLVFSGAGLGVMIAGLFGWRKGAVQEKQEKRHPSQPWLWKEEWKDSRIKGSSRRQFWFMAFFAGVWNLISWPIALLIIPSELEQENLAVLIALLFPLVGLLLAYAAVHMYLKWRKFGDTVLEMSSMPGVIGGYLSGRLLTGVKSVPPDGFRLSLNCVHQRVTGSGDNRKTRETVLWQETAHVPPERVEPGMKGCMIPVRFAIPYDAQGTDESNRNDKVIWKLKASAEMPGIDYSSDVEVPVFKTSDSNPDFKFEESFEMEPESVDEVVKSLSDYGIEVEETPRGRRYRFKPKRVKGLFLGMALVFLVWTGIVAAIAWAGAPLFFVAVFALFDVLLVVGFFSLWLGENVVITSPGGLSFSGGMLGLSRSLTDVFPVDIEKLDISPGLTVNDRVYYRIQLVTCDGKKHTLASQLDNKRLARRLVREFEEPWKDA